A single genomic interval of Fructobacillus americanaquae harbors:
- a CDS encoding pseudouridine synthase gives MPEESQRLQKVIAQAGVASRRAAETMILEGRVEVNGQIVSQLGTKVSRQDEVKVDGVPIDGQEKHVYYLLNKPRGVVTTSHDDKGRQTVLDILDDVTARVYPVGRLDYDTTGALLLTNDGDLANQLMHPKGRVDKVYTAKVKGLATMEQLAPLKRGIVLKGKKTASAKLAIEKADKDKKVSFVTITIHEGRNHQVKDMLAAVGLPVEKLRRDRYAFLDLVGLQPGEFRDLKHDEVKRLKAGDYRFLRRK, from the coding sequence ATGCCTGAAGAAAGTCAACGACTACAAAAGGTGATTGCCCAGGCCGGAGTTGCCTCCCGACGGGCAGCCGAAACCATGATTTTAGAAGGCCGAGTTGAGGTCAATGGCCAAATTGTGAGCCAATTGGGGACCAAAGTATCTCGCCAAGACGAAGTTAAGGTCGATGGAGTACCAATTGATGGTCAGGAAAAGCATGTTTATTATTTGCTGAATAAGCCCCGTGGTGTTGTGACCACTAGTCATGACGATAAGGGTCGGCAAACGGTCTTAGATATTTTAGATGATGTGACGGCGCGGGTTTATCCGGTTGGCCGGTTGGATTATGATACCACTGGTGCGCTCTTGCTCACCAATGATGGCGATCTGGCCAACCAGTTGATGCATCCCAAAGGCCGCGTTGATAAGGTCTATACGGCCAAGGTTAAGGGACTGGCAACGATGGAACAATTGGCACCGTTAAAGCGGGGGATTGTTTTGAAGGGTAAGAAGACGGCCTCAGCGAAGCTTGCCATTGAAAAGGCCGATAAGGATAAGAAGGTTTCCTTTGTTACAATTACGATTCATGAAGGCCGCAATCACCAGGTCAAGGATATGTTGGCAGCTGTTGGTCTGCCAGTTGAAAAACTACGCCGTGATCGCTACGCTTTCTTGGACTTAGTTGGCCTGCAACCAGGTGAATTTCGGGACTTAAAGCATGATGAAGTCAAGCGTCTAAAAGCTGGCGATTATCGATTCTTGCGCCGTAAGTAA